From a region of the Melospiza georgiana isolate bMelGeo1 chromosome 23, bMelGeo1.pri, whole genome shotgun sequence genome:
- the RAB44 gene encoding ras-related protein Rab-44, which translates to MDEEQPGRTLGVQALGTELQERADPTSGLPGKLETELGEHLEPQPPSHQGGAAHGDGVPEVAPGPGVLDEEHARTEAQPQGETTDSKGLEVLPAPAERAGSEEEEGSGVRQGAGADEDMQAQEEAESLGTTEEQSSGANVQLMAEGDELRVSPGRSTGADLQLMGVEHGEGADEDMQAQEEAESLDTAEEQSSGANVQLIAEGDELRVSPGGSTEGNLQLMAGSSGTVQGGSVHSDVQPLDQEDKEEVLEREAEDAQEEMVFHEGPSPEGPQGGEGDRAAQLEEEKEDGAQGQGEDELPHKPELDLQGSGVRQGGGADEDMQAQEEAENLDTTEEQSSGANVQLMAEGDELRVSPGGSTGADLQLVGEAGSSGTEQGETLDSEVQALDQGDKAELVEGPAEDAQADLQLSESLSSGVPWGGEIEENVQIQQKDDEAQGQGEDKLPHEPELDLHGSGVRQGGEADEDMQAQEKPESLDTVKDQSIGANVQLIAEGDELKSASGESTEADLQLLIQTDSMGTEQGGNVAPDVHPLDQEDKAEVVEREMQELVPDLSGVTIRQRRGTDAGVQPVEEAESLGTVEDQSSGANVQLMAEGDELRGSGVRQGGEADEDMQAQEEAGSLGTAEEQSSGANVQLMAEGDELRVSPGGSTGADLQLMGVEDGEGADEDMQAQVEAESLGTVEDQSSGANVQLMAEGDELRGCPRAALDPEHLYNVLFVGDSHVGKTSFLYRLHADTFNPHLTATVGLDYQIKNLVVDNKRFALRLWDSAGQERYRSMTKQFFRKADGVVLMYDITSEYSFSDVRYWLSCIQEGAEDGVAVLLLGNKTDCAAQRQVPTKEGESLAKEHQLMFYECSAASGHNVFESMVSFTRLLKDREDELKNKTEEVPKAPQKKKSCCW; encoded by the exons ATGgatgaggagcagccagggaggacaCTGGGGGtgcaggccctgggcacagagctgcaggaacgGGCTGACCCCACATCAGGGCTCCCTGGGAAACTGGAAACTGAGCTGGGAGagcacctggagccacagccccCCTCCCACCAAGGGGGAGCAGCCCATGGGGATGGTGTCCCTGAGGTGGCTCCAGGCCCAGGAGTGCTGGATGAGGAGCATGCCAGGACGGAGGCGCAGCCCCAGGGAGAGACCACGGACTCCaaagggctggaggtgctgccagccccagctgagcgTGCAGGGAgcgaggaagaggag ggatcaggggtCAGGCAGGGAGCGGGGGCTGATGAAGACATGCAAGCACAGGAGGAGGCTGAAAGCCTGGGCACtactgaggagcagagcagtggtgCCAATGTGCAGCTGATGGCAGAGGGGGATGAGCTCAGAGTGAGCCCAGGAAGGAGCACAGGGGCAGATCTGCAGCTCATGG GAGTTGAGCATGGTGAAGGGGCTGATGAAGACATGCAAGCACAGGAGGAGGCTGAAAGCCTGGAcactgctgaggagcagagcagtggtgCCAATGTGCAGCTGATTGCAGAGGGGGATGAGCTCAGAGTGAGCCCaggagggagcacagagggaaatCTGCAGCTCATGGCTGGATCCTCAgggacagtgcagggagggAGTGTGCATTCAGATGTGCAGCCTCTGGAtcaggaggataaagaagaggtTTTGGAAAGGGAGGCAGAGGATGCCCAGGAAGAGATGGTGTTCCATGAGGGTCCCAGCCCAGAAGGCCCACAGGGAGGAGAGGGTgacagagctgctcagctggaggaggaaaaggaagatggGGCACAAGGACAGGGTGAGGATGAGCTGCCACACAAGCCTGAGCTTGatctgcagggatcaggggtCAGGCAGGGAGGGGGGGCTGATGAAGACATGCAAGCACAGGAGGAGGCTGAAAACCTGGACACtactgaggagcagagcagtggtgCCAATGTGCAGCTGATGGCAGAGGGGGATGAGCTCAGAGTGAGCCcaggagggagcacaggggcAGATCTGCAGCTCGTGGGTGAGGCTGGATcctcagggacagagcagggagagacaTTGGATTCAGAGGTGCAGGCCCTGGATCAGGGGGATAAGGCAGAGTTAGTGGAAGGGCCAGCAGAGGATGCCCAGGCAGATCTGCAGCTGTCAGAGAGTCTCAGCTCAGGAGTCCCATGGGGAGGAGAAATTGAAGAAAATGTTCAGATTCAGCAGAAGGATGATGAGGCACAAGGACAGGGTGAGGATAAGCTGCCACATGAGCCTGAGCTCGATCTGCATGGATCAGGGGTCAGGCAAGGAGGGGAGGCTGATGAAGACATGCAAGCACAGGAAAAGCCTGAAAGCCTGGATACAGTGAAAGATCAGAGCATTGGTGCCAATGTGCAGCTGATTGCAGAGGGAGATGAGCTCAAATCAGCCTCAGGAGAAAGCACAGAGGCAGATCTGCAGCTCTTAATCCAGACTGACTccatggggacagagcagggagggaatgtGGCTCCAGATGTGCATCCCCTGGATCAGGAGGATAAAGCAGAGGTGGTGGAAAGGGAG ATGCAGGAGCTGGTGCCTGACCTGTCTGGAGTGACCATCAGACAGAGAAGGGGGACAGATGCAGGtgtgcagcctgtggaggaggCTGAGAGCCTGGGCACAGTGGAAGATCAGAGCAGTGGTGCCAATGTGCAGCTGATGGCAGAGGGGGATGAGCTCAGA ggatcaggggtcaggcagggaggggaggctgATGAAGACATGCAAGCACAGGAGGAGGCTGGaagcctgggcactgctgaggagcagagcagtggtgCCAATGTGCAGCTGATGGCAGAGGGGGATGAGCTGAGAGTGAGCCcaggagggagcacaggggcAGATCTGCAGCTCATGG gagttgaggatggtgaaggggcTGATGAAGACATGCAAGCACAGGTGGAGGCTGAAAGCCTGGGCACAGTGGAAGATCAGAGCAGTGGTGCCAATGTGCAGCTGATGGCAGAGGGGGATGAGCTCAGA GGTTGTCCTAGAGCTGCCCTGGACCCAGAGCACCTGTACAACGTGCTGTTTGTTGGGGACTCCCACGTGGGCAAAACGTCGTTCCTGTACCGCCTGCACGCCGACACCTTCAACCCCCACCTGACAGCCACTGTGG gaCTGGATTACCAGATCAAAAACCTCGTTGTGGATAACAAGCGCTTTGCTCTGCGCCTGTGGGACTCAGCTGGCCAGGAAAG GTACCGCAGCATGACCAAGCAGTTTTTCCGGAAGGCGGACGGGGTGGTGCTGATGTACGACATCACCTCCGAGTACTCCTTCTCCGACGTGCGCTACTGGCTCAGCTGCATCCAG gaaggagcagaggatggAGTTGCTGTTCTGCTTCTTGGGAACAAAACCGACTGTGCTGCCCAGAGACAGGTCCCTACAAAGGAGGGTGAAAGCCTGGCCAAG GAGCACCAGCTCATGTTTTACGAGTGCAGCGCTGCCTCAGGCCACAATGTCTTTGAGTCCATGGTCAGCTTCACCAG gTTGCTCAAAGATCGTGAAGatgaattgaaaaataaaacagaagaggTACCAAAGGCACCccagaagaaaaagagctgctgctggtga